The window TCAGCGAGACATACGCGCCCATACTGGAGCCCACCAGAATCAAACGCTCGTCGCCGGGCAGTTGTTTCAGCAAATGCTCCGCTCGCTCGTCAGGGTCAGACATGCCGCGATAATCCACGCTGGTGATGGAGAAGCCCATGCGTCCCGCGATATCCGACAAATACTGAATTTTTCCGCCCCAGGGACCGCTATCCCGGCCGTGGGAAAAAATGACCCGCCACATTGTTTATCCTGTCGCCCCTTTCAAATTTGTCGAGAGTAAGGCGTTACAACCGTTAAGCGTCGCGCCACTTTATATTGCAGCCCATACTTGGACGTTGATCGGAGGCAATTTCGCCGCCGTTTAATAGTGCGTCCACCGCCAGCCGTAAATCTTTTCCAGTAATGGGTTTGTCAGAGCCGGGACGGCTGTCGTCGAATTGGCCCCGATAAACCAGACGACGCTGGGCGTCGAACAGAAAAAAATCCGGCGTGCAGGCGGCATGATAGGCTTTGGCGACTTCTTGCGTCTCGTCGTACACGTAGGGGAACACATATTTGTAGCGCGCCACTTCCAGCGCCATGTTTTCCGGGGAATCCGCCGGGTAGGCGCTGGCGTCGTTGGCGTTGATGGCGATGACGCCAAGTCCCTTGGCGGCGTAGTCGCGGGCGAAATCCGCCAGCGCTTTTTTCAGATGAATGACATAGGGACAATGATTACAGATGAACATCACCAGCAGTGCAGGATCGTCGCTGAAATCGGCCAGCGACCAATGGCGTCCTTGAGTATCGCTTAGATTAAAGTTCGGCGCGCGGGAGCCCAGTGTGAGCATGGTGGAGGAAGTCAGGGCCATTGTAGTCTCCTTCTTTGTTTTCCTGGGGGAATTTAGCGTATTGACTGGCAAGGCTGACGGGTAGAGTTTACCATTAAAAAGAAACTGAAGGAGATATGAGTGGCGCAATACGAATTGGTGTTTACTGGCGGCTTAGTGGATGGTTTTTCCCTGGATCAGGTTAAGGAAAATGTCGCTAAGTTATTTAAGGCGTCGCCCGCGCAGGTGGACCAGATGTTCTCCGGTAAGGCGGTGGTGCTGCGCAATCGCCTGGATGACGTCACCGCCCAGAAATACAAAGCCGT is drawn from Hahella sp. KA22 and contains these coding sequences:
- a CDS encoding thioredoxin family protein, with product MALTSSTMLTLGSRAPNFNLSDTQGRHWSLADFSDDPALLVMFICNHCPYVIHLKKALADFARDYAAKGLGVIAINANDASAYPADSPENMALEVARYKYVFPYVYDETQEVAKAYHAACTPDFFLFDAQRRLVYRGQFDDSRPGSDKPITGKDLRLAVDALLNGGEIASDQRPSMGCNIKWRDA